The proteins below come from a single Malus domestica chromosome 03, GDT2T_hap1 genomic window:
- the LOC103415921 gene encoding uncharacterized aarF domain-containing protein kinase At5g05200, chloroplastic-like has translation MEIFLASIATEEYESMAYALIEMGATDTNVDTKAFARDLEKMFSSIKDLDTEVVIATAREPSTNATSVSVNLVVDETQMNAFFLDVIRVSESYGLKFP, from the exons ATGGAAATCTTTCTGGCATCAATTGCAACTGAAGAATATGAATCAATGGCATATGCGCTGATTGAAATGGGTGCTACAGACACAAATGTTGATACTAAGGCCTTTGCAAGAGACTTGGAAAAGATGTTCTCATCAATAAAG GATTTGGATACTGAAGTAGTCATAGCAACTGCCAGGGAGCCATCTACGAATGCAACTTCTGTCTCTGTTAATCTAGTTGTTGATGAGACACAAATGAATGCATTTTTTCTCGATGTG ATTCGGGTTAGTGAATCATATGGACTAAAATTTCCATGA
- the LOC103407783 gene encoding uncharacterized protein isoform X2, whose product MAHQAESSDWKKEDLWTAILGRKKSPNRLVVDEAVNDDNSIVAMHPETMEKLQLFRGDTILIKGKKRKDTICIALADDTCEEPRIRMNKVVRSNLRVRLGDVVSVHQCPDVKYGKRVHILPIDDSIEGVTGNLFDAFLKPYFSEAYRPVRKGDLFLVRGRMRSVEFKVIETDPREYCVVAPDTEIFCEGFPVRREDEERLDEVCYDDVDGDRKQIAQILSCFLLEPTVFPEEVFSPKEQASVEEWASWHDALKKLKHSLANEARVLSSVEELIPSGEAFSSQVDFRGVKVRSGLVEALSKFFERADDEDVSLIGLSPFMRGMIFEELGLLLYDMEHTSPIELTKHKLLCWRDMISDVAALGVPVGSLIERLEEFCDTMFGLQFERKGVLDQFIKVNKLMCALELQLKELEVEKLKLKKLVRGSSKEITVCLQLAADQLLVDTSSSSSEM is encoded by the exons ATGGCTCACCAAGCCGAATCGTCCGACTG GAAGAAGGAGGACTTGTGGACGGCAATTCTGGGGCGGAAAAAGTCGCCGAACCGTCTCGTCGTTGATGAGGCTGTAAACGACGATAACTCCATCGTTGCAATGCATCCCGAAACCATGGAAAAGCTACAGCTTTTCCGTGGCGACACCATTCTCATCAAG GGGAAGAAACGAAAAGACACAATCTGCATTGCACTTGCTGATGACACCTGTGAAGAGCCAAGAATCAGGATGAACAAGGTTGTCAGGTCGAATTTAAGGGTTCGACTTGGGGATGTTGTGTCTGTACATCAATGCCCTGATGTTAAGTATGGGAAGCGTGTCCACATTCTGCCTATTGATGACTCTATAGAAGGAGTTACCGGAAATCTCTTTGATGCCTTTTTGAAAC CTTATTTCTCGGAAGCTTACCGCCCTGTGAGGAAAGGAGATCTGTTCCTTGTCAGGGGAAGAATGAGAAGTGTAGAGTTTAAGGTCATTGAAACAGACCCAAGAGAATATTGTGTGGTTGCCCCTGACACTGAGATCTTTTGTGAGGGTTTCCCCGTGAGAAGGGAGGATGAGGAAAGGTTGGATGAAGTTTGTTATGATGATGTGGATGGTGATAGGAAGCAAATAGCTCAAATCCTCAGTTGCTTTCTTCTCGAGCCTACCGTTTTTCCTGAAGAGGTTTTTTCTCCTAAGGAGCAGGCTTCAGTTGAAGAATGGGCATCGTGGCATGATGCCCTCAAAAAGCTCAAGCATAGTCTTGCCAATGAAGCTAGGGTGTTAAGTTCGGTTGAGGAACTGATTCCTTCTGGTGAGGCCTTCTCTTCCCAGGTTGACTTTAGGGGAGTGAAGGTTCGTTCTGGATTAGTTGAGGCGTTGAGCAAGTTCTTTGAGCGTGCTGATGATGAAGATGTGAGCTTGATAGGTTTATCTCCCTTTATGCGTGGGATGATCTTTGAAGAGCTTGGGCTTCTGCTTTACGATATGGAGCACACTTCCCCAATAGAACTCACAAAGCACAAACTGTTATGTTGGCGTGACATGATCAGCGATGTAGCCGCTTTGGGCGTGCCGGTGGGTTCTCTAATTGAGAGGCTGGAAGAATTCTGCGATACCATGTTTGGACTTCAATTTGAAAGGAAAGGTGTCTTGGATCAATTCATTAAAGTCAACAAATTGATGTGTGCTCTCGAACTGCAACTTAAGGAATTAGAGGTTGAGAAGCTCAAATTAAAGAAGTTGGTTCGTGGAAGCTCCAAGGAAATAACAGTGTGCCTTCAGCTTGCAGCAGATCAGTTGCTTGTTGACACCTCTAGCAGTTCTTCTGAGATGTG A
- the LOC103407783 gene encoding uncharacterized protein isoform X1 translates to MAHQAESSDWKKEDLWTAILGRKKSPNRLVVDEAVNDDNSIVAMHPETMEKLQLFRGDTILIKGKKRKDTICIALADDTCEEPRIRMNKVVRSNLRVRLGDVVSVHQCPDVKYGKRVHILPIDDSIEGVTGNLFDAFLKPYFSEAYRPVRKGDLFLVRGRMRSVEFKVIETDPREYCVVAPDTEIFCEGFPVRREDEERLDEVCYDDVDGDRKQIAQILSCFLLEPTVFPEEVFSPKEQASVEEWASWHDALKKLKHSLANEARVLSSVEELIPSGEAFSSQVDFRGVKVRSGLVEALSKFFERADDEDVSLIGLSPFMRGMIFEELGLLLYDMEHTSPIELTKHKLLCWRDMISDVAALGVPVGSLIERLEEFCDTMFGLQFERKGVLDQFIKVNKLMCALELQLKELEVEKLKLKKLVRGSSKEITVCLQLAADQLLVDTSSSSSEIA, encoded by the exons ATGGCTCACCAAGCCGAATCGTCCGACTG GAAGAAGGAGGACTTGTGGACGGCAATTCTGGGGCGGAAAAAGTCGCCGAACCGTCTCGTCGTTGATGAGGCTGTAAACGACGATAACTCCATCGTTGCAATGCATCCCGAAACCATGGAAAAGCTACAGCTTTTCCGTGGCGACACCATTCTCATCAAG GGGAAGAAACGAAAAGACACAATCTGCATTGCACTTGCTGATGACACCTGTGAAGAGCCAAGAATCAGGATGAACAAGGTTGTCAGGTCGAATTTAAGGGTTCGACTTGGGGATGTTGTGTCTGTACATCAATGCCCTGATGTTAAGTATGGGAAGCGTGTCCACATTCTGCCTATTGATGACTCTATAGAAGGAGTTACCGGAAATCTCTTTGATGCCTTTTTGAAAC CTTATTTCTCGGAAGCTTACCGCCCTGTGAGGAAAGGAGATCTGTTCCTTGTCAGGGGAAGAATGAGAAGTGTAGAGTTTAAGGTCATTGAAACAGACCCAAGAGAATATTGTGTGGTTGCCCCTGACACTGAGATCTTTTGTGAGGGTTTCCCCGTGAGAAGGGAGGATGAGGAAAGGTTGGATGAAGTTTGTTATGATGATGTGGATGGTGATAGGAAGCAAATAGCTCAAATCCTCAGTTGCTTTCTTCTCGAGCCTACCGTTTTTCCTGAAGAGGTTTTTTCTCCTAAGGAGCAGGCTTCAGTTGAAGAATGGGCATCGTGGCATGATGCCCTCAAAAAGCTCAAGCATAGTCTTGCCAATGAAGCTAGGGTGTTAAGTTCGGTTGAGGAACTGATTCCTTCTGGTGAGGCCTTCTCTTCCCAGGTTGACTTTAGGGGAGTGAAGGTTCGTTCTGGATTAGTTGAGGCGTTGAGCAAGTTCTTTGAGCGTGCTGATGATGAAGATGTGAGCTTGATAGGTTTATCTCCCTTTATGCGTGGGATGATCTTTGAAGAGCTTGGGCTTCTGCTTTACGATATGGAGCACACTTCCCCAATAGAACTCACAAAGCACAAACTGTTATGTTGGCGTGACATGATCAGCGATGTAGCCGCTTTGGGCGTGCCGGTGGGTTCTCTAATTGAGAGGCTGGAAGAATTCTGCGATACCATGTTTGGACTTCAATTTGAAAGGAAAGGTGTCTTGGATCAATTCATTAAAGTCAACAAATTGATGTGTGCTCTCGAACTGCAACTTAAGGAATTAGAGGTTGAGAAGCTCAAATTAAAGAAGTTGGTTCGTGGAAGCTCCAAGGAAATAACAGTGTGCCTTCAGCTTGCAGCAGATCAGTTGCTTGTTGACACCTCTAGCAGTTCTTCTGAGAT AGCATGA